The genomic stretch TCCACTATTTATTAAATTTAACTATTTTTAAACAAAAATAAAAATTCAATACTAATTTTCATCAAAAAATTTCAAATCAACAAAGTTTTTGAAAGAGTCTTTAATATTAAATTAGTTAATGTTTTCAGTTTCTAAAAATTTCTTTAAAAATGATTACTAATAAGTTAAAAGATAATAATGTATGAAGTAGATATATTTTTGAAAAATATGTTCTATTTAAAGTAGTTAATTTTTGAAATAAATAATAATATAAATGTTATTTATTAGCAGATTTTATATGTTACTAATAGTCGTTAATTAGTTAATAGTTAATTTTAATAATCTGGTATAATTAATATTTAAATAAGATGCATATTGTATTGTATGTAATCACTTGAAATATATAAGAGTTTTTAGGAAAATTATTTAATTAATATTAATTAATCATGTTTTTGAGGAATGGTAATGAAAATTAAAATGAGTTATATTGGTTCAAAATATAATGTTCAAGAATGTATGGGGATGGTTTTATGAAAAGAGTAATCACTTATGGAACATTTGACCTCTTTCATAAAGGCCACTATAATATTTTAAAAAGGGCTAAGAAATATGGAGATTATTTGATTGTAGGGGTTACTGGTGAAACTTATGATATTGGGCGTGGAAAATTGAATGTTCATGATTCATTAGCGACTAGAATTGAAAATGTTAAAAATACTGGTTTTGCAGATGAGATAATTGTTGAAGAATATATTGGTCAGAAAATTGGAGATATTATCAAATATGATATAGATTCTTTTGTAATCGGTGATGATTGGAAAGGAAAATTTGACCATTTGTCCCGTTATTGTAATGTAGTGTATTTAGAAAGAACAAAGGGTATTTCCAGTACTCAAATTAGGGAAGATAGATTTGATCAGTATAATATTGGGATTGTTTTTGATTCAGATGATAATCAATTAACTAATGAATCAAAATTGGTTAATAATTTTTGTGTCAAAAACATATTCTGCAAAGATGAAAAAATTTTAGATAATTTTCAAGAAAAATATCATGTTGAGAATATATGTGAGTCATATGAACAATTGATTGAATATTCAGATATTATTTTTGTCAGATGTTCCATCGAACAAAGATTTGATTATATTATTCGTGCACTAAACTCTAAAAAACATGTTATTTATGACCCTCCCGCAACATTTAATTCCGAACAATATAAACTATTACTCAAGTTAGCTAAAGAAAATAATGTAATTTTAATAGAAAATATTAAAATGGTTTACATTCATATTTTCAATCAATTGTTATGGATGGCACAAGGAGGATTTTTGGGAGAAATTTTAAGCAT from uncultured Methanobrevibacter sp. encodes the following:
- a CDS encoding adenylyltransferase/cytidyltransferase family protein, which gives rise to MKRVITYGTFDLFHKGHYNILKRAKKYGDYLIVGVTGETYDIGRGKLNVHDSLATRIENVKNTGFADEIIVEEYIGQKIGDIIKYDIDSFVIGDDWKGKFDHLSRYCNVVYLERTKGISSTQIREDRFDQYNIGIVFDSDDNQLTNESKLVNNFCVKNIFCKDEKILDNFQEKYHVENICESYEQLIEYSDIIFVRCSIEQRFDYIIRALNSKKHVIYDPPATFNSEQYKLLLKLAKENNVILIENIKMVYIHIFNQLLWMAQGGFLGEILSINCSVSKNDVNRSNLFYELSTSSILVMLKVMGLDYKKFEYQVTKYKNNIEFATMNFAYPKGYATINVGNKVRVDNQLEIIGTEGTIRMRGDWWRSKNFELHTPNSNDIQVYNTNFEGNGFKYLLKAMLSMLSNNNIRSMGVFEDESIKIVEILEQVSNEIY